In a genomic window of Thalassotalea piscium:
- a CDS encoding IS110 family transposase, translated as MKAFNVSDFAALIGIDWADRKHDICEVDLHIHTQHLSVISSQPNAINAWANALKEKYNGQAVAVACELKKGPLIYALSKFEHIVLFTINPSTVAKYRKAFTHSGAKDDPTDAAIQVEILQLHMSKLNVITPDTEKVRRLTQLVEYRRKLVQDRVNLTNKITTTLKNYYPHVLDWFKEKDTQVFCDFILRWPSLKQVKRARKQTLIDFFNQHNSRYPSVNEKRIEEIKQAEALTTDNAIILPNLLLVECLTAQLKQLMIAIERFDVEIKTLYKNHKDKFIFDSLPGAGPQIAPRLLAAMGSNRERYQPSEEIQKYAGIAPVTERSGKKEWIHWRYSCTKFLRQTFVEWAGQSVRYSFWAKAYYEQQKSKGKPHNTIIRALAFKWIRILFRCWKTRTAYDETTYLAALKSKGSPLLKYAVEGKF; from the coding sequence ATGAAAGCGTTTAACGTCTCAGATTTTGCCGCCCTTATCGGCATCGATTGGGCAGACCGTAAACACGATATTTGTGAAGTTGATTTACACATCCATACTCAACATTTATCGGTTATTTCATCACAACCTAATGCAATTAATGCTTGGGCTAATGCGTTAAAAGAAAAATACAACGGACAAGCTGTTGCCGTTGCTTGTGAGTTAAAGAAAGGGCCACTGATTTACGCATTAAGTAAATTTGAACACATTGTTCTGTTTACAATCAATCCCTCGACTGTGGCTAAATACCGAAAAGCATTTACGCACAGCGGCGCAAAAGATGACCCAACAGATGCGGCCATTCAGGTAGAAATTCTACAACTCCACATGAGTAAGTTAAACGTTATCACACCAGATACCGAAAAGGTAAGACGCCTTACTCAACTTGTTGAATATCGCCGTAAGCTTGTACAAGACCGCGTTAATTTAACCAACAAAATTACCACGACGCTCAAAAACTATTACCCACATGTACTTGATTGGTTTAAAGAAAAGGATACTCAAGTATTTTGTGATTTCATTCTGCGCTGGCCCTCACTTAAGCAAGTTAAGCGCGCAAGAAAACAAACATTGATTGATTTCTTCAACCAACATAACTCACGCTACCCTTCAGTTAATGAAAAACGTATTGAAGAGATAAAGCAAGCTGAAGCGCTCACAACAGATAACGCGATCATCTTGCCTAACTTGTTATTGGTTGAATGCTTAACGGCTCAACTTAAACAGTTAATGATTGCTATTGAACGCTTTGATGTTGAGATAAAGACTCTTTATAAAAACCATAAAGACAAATTTATTTTTGATAGTTTACCAGGTGCTGGTCCACAAATAGCACCGCGATTATTGGCTGCTATGGGCTCAAATAGAGAGCGTTACCAACCAAGTGAGGAGATACAAAAATATGCAGGGATTGCGCCCGTCACTGAACGCAGTGGCAAAAAAGAATGGATACATTGGCGATACTCATGTACTAAATTTTTACGACAAACCTTTGTTGAATGGGCCGGTCAATCGGTGCGTTATTCGTTTTGGGCTAAGGCATATTATGAACAACAAAAGAGTAAAGGAAAACCGCACAATACGATTATAAGAGCACTGGCATTTAAATGGATAAGAATATTATTTCGGTGTTGGAAGACAAGAACGGCATACGATGAAACAACGTATTTAGCCGCCTTAAAAAGCAAGGGTTCGCCGTTGTTAAAATATGCGGTGGAAGGTAAGTTTTAA
- a CDS encoding type II toxin-antitoxin system RelE/ParE family toxin, which produces MEKLVLSAKAKSDLIKIARYTQLTWGTTQRNDYLKILDSTFRLLAEEPELGINCDYIKEGYSKYPQASHVIYYKEHKVNQILIVRVLHKSMDVNSAI; this is translated from the coding sequence ATGGAAAAATTAGTATTATCCGCTAAAGCGAAATCAGACTTAATTAAAATAGCTCGATACACTCAACTTACATGGGGAACCACGCAACGAAATGATTATTTAAAAATATTAGATAGCACATTTCGATTATTAGCTGAGGAGCCAGAGTTAGGAATAAACTGTGATTACATCAAAGAGGGTTACAGTAAATATCCTCAAGCTAGCCACGTAATTTATTACAAAGAACATAAAGTTAATCAAATATTAATTGTACGTGTGCTGCATAAAAGTATGGATGTTAACTCTGCTATCTAG
- the napF gene encoding ferredoxin-type protein NapF codes for MNNKIENPSRRRLFRGKLSPPTPSLRLPWVISEQHFIDNCSQCGDCISACETNIITKDDAGFPTINFSDNECTFCNKCHVSCQEPLFLDKKEVQNKDIAPWPALLDINEQCLAKNQVYCQSCKDVCETNAIVFDFKSSSIPAPTVNLADCTQCGACVSTCPQDAISLKLQTLEVINA; via the coding sequence ATGAATAATAAGATAGAGAACCCTAGCAGAAGACGTCTTTTTAGAGGTAAGTTATCTCCACCGACACCTTCACTCAGGTTGCCATGGGTAATTAGTGAACAACACTTTATTGATAACTGCTCTCAATGTGGAGACTGTATTAGCGCATGTGAAACGAATATTATTACTAAAGACGATGCTGGTTTCCCTACAATAAATTTTTCTGACAATGAATGCACCTTTTGTAATAAGTGCCATGTAAGCTGTCAAGAACCATTATTTTTAGACAAAAAAGAAGTTCAAAATAAAGACATTGCTCCATGGCCAGCACTTCTCGACATAAATGAACAATGCTTAGCTAAAAATCAAGTTTATTGCCAAAGCTGTAAAGATGTATGCGAAACTAATGCCATAGTCTTTGACTTTAAAAGCAGTAGCATTCCAGCACCTACAGTAAATTTAGCCGATTGCACACAATGTGGTGCATGTGTATCTACATGTCCACAGGACGCTATTTCACTAAAACTTCAAACATTAGAGGTTATTAATGCCTGA
- the napE gene encoding periplasmic nitrate reductase, NapE protein gives MSDNPTPEQVRKHEKNTFIFLAVFLAPILSVIIVGGFGFMIWISQMIFGPPTS, from the coding sequence ATGAGTGATAACCCTACCCCAGAGCAAGTGAGAAAACATGAGAAAAACACCTTTATCTTTCTGGCTGTGTTCTTAGCCCCAATTCTTTCTGTAATTATTGTCGGAGGTTTCGGCTTTATGATTTGGATCAGCCAAATGATTTTCGGCCCACCTACTTCATAA
- a CDS encoding PA3496 family putative envelope integrity protein, with translation MLKLIMRQEMGDDSIDDFTTSDDSLDYEKDLANGERASKNSQLHKRLDDLLEQKRLKALLDDTDDWDID, from the coding sequence ATGCTTAAACTTATTATGAGGCAAGAAATGGGCGATGATTCAATTGATGATTTCACGACAAGTGACGACTCTCTGGATTATGAGAAAGACCTAGCAAACGGCGAGCGTGCAAGCAAAAACTCACAATTGCACAAACGTTTAGATGATTTATTAGAGCAAAAACGTTTAAAAGCACTATTAGATGATACCGATGACTGGGATATCGATTAA
- a CDS encoding nitrate reductase cytochrome c-type subunit, which yields MKNIIKKIAKTVVNGLIFSAIGISSAMAADNNVATLRNSTSIETQATPSPIANVLNKDIKQARNYPMQPPVIPHKTRNYEVNLNSNKCMSCHSRTRTQESQAPMVSVTHFMDRDGNFLAEISPRRYFCNQCHATQTDAKPLVENDFVDMHTIMKAKRSAKK from the coding sequence ATGAAAAACATTATTAAGAAAATTGCTAAGACTGTTGTCAACGGGCTAATTTTTTCTGCTATAGGAATATCAAGTGCAATGGCGGCAGATAACAACGTAGCTACCCTACGAAATTCCACTAGCATTGAAACACAGGCTACGCCATCACCTATTGCCAATGTCCTTAATAAGGATATTAAGCAAGCAAGAAACTACCCGATGCAACCTCCCGTAATTCCGCATAAAACACGAAACTACGAGGTTAATTTAAACTCTAATAAGTGTATGTCGTGTCATAGTCGCACTCGTACACAAGAGTCACAAGCACCTATGGTAAGCGTTACTCATTTCATGGATAGAGACGGCAATTTTTTAGCTGAAATATCACCACGACGCTATTTTTGTAATCAATGTCATGCAACACAAACTGATGCTAAACCGTTAGTTGAAAATGACTTCGTCGATATGCACACCATAATGAAAGCAAAGCGCTCAGCCAAAAAATAG
- a CDS encoding cytochrome c3 family protein, with amino-acid sequence MKEIIKIGWETLKRPSAYFSLGFLVIGGFIAGIIFWGGFNTALEVSNTEQFCISCHEMENNVYEELKTTIHFSNRSGVRATCPDCHVPHKWTDKIARKMQASKEVWGKIFGTINTRDKFLAHRKRLAQNEWVRLKANDSLECRNCHNFDYMDFTAQSPRASKQHSTSLASGDKTCIDCHKGIAHQLPNMQGVEGWE; translated from the coding sequence ATGAAAGAAATAATAAAGATTGGTTGGGAAACACTAAAAAGGCCAAGTGCTTATTTTAGTTTAGGTTTTTTAGTTATTGGTGGTTTTATTGCAGGCATTATCTTCTGGGGTGGCTTTAACACCGCACTTGAAGTGTCAAATACTGAGCAATTTTGTATTAGCTGTCATGAAATGGAAAATAATGTTTATGAAGAGCTAAAAACAACAATCCATTTCTCTAATCGTTCAGGCGTTAGAGCTACTTGCCCAGACTGTCATGTGCCACACAAGTGGACCGATAAAATTGCGCGAAAAATGCAGGCCTCCAAAGAGGTTTGGGGAAAAATTTTCGGCACTATTAATACCCGTGACAAGTTTTTAGCTCATCGTAAGCGATTAGCTCAAAACGAATGGGTTCGCCTAAAAGCGAATGATTCTTTGGAGTGTAGAAACTGTCATAACTTTGATTACATGGACTTCACTGCACAAAGCCCACGAGCATCAAAGCAGCACTCTACATCATTAGCAAGTGGCGACAAAACCTGTATTGATTGCCACAAAGGAATTGCTCACCAATTACCCAACATGCAAGGTGTTGAAGGCTGGGAGTAA
- a CDS encoding type II toxin-antitoxin system ParD family antitoxin — translation MAKNTSVTLGDHFDQFINQQLKTGRYGSASEIVRAGLRALEDQETKLLNLRNMLIQGEQSGIADYSYDSLLTELDNENH, via the coding sequence ATGGCTAAAAATACAAGCGTTACACTAGGCGATCATTTTGATCAGTTTATAAACCAACAACTTAAAACTGGACGTTATGGCTCAGCAAGTGAAATTGTTAGAGCTGGATTAAGAGCTTTAGAAGATCAAGAAACTAAACTATTAAATTTACGCAATATGCTTATTCAAGGCGAACAAAGCGGTATAGCTGATTACAGTTATGATTCTTTATTAACAGAATTAGATAACGAAAATCACTAA
- the napA gene encoding nitrate reductase catalytic subunit NapA, producing the protein MTINRREFIKANAVAAAAAVAGVSIPANASNLITSSDLTKLKWDKAPCRFCGTGCSVNVGVMDGKVVATHGDIKSPVNKGLNCIKGYFLSKIMYGRDRLTTPLLRMKNGQYDKEGDFTPISWDAAFDIMAEKAKKTLKEKGPTAIGMFGSGQWTVFEGYAASKLMKAGFRTNNIDPNARHCMASAVGGFMRTFGIDEPMGCYDDIEAADAMVLWGSNMAEMHPILWTRITDRRLSAPHVKVAVLSTFTHRSSDLADNSMIFTPQTDLAILNFIAHYIIKTDRVNKDFVNKHTNFRLGNTDIGYGLRPEHPLEQKAKNSGDTAGGSTPIDFEEYAKFVSIYTAEYTSKLSGVPVDKLNELAELYADPKIKVSSFWTMGFNQHTRGVWANNLVYNIHLLTGKISTPGNSPFSLTGQPSACGTAREVGTFSHRLPADMVVNNKKHRDLAEKLWKVPSGTIPPKPGYHAVLQNRKLKDGELNFYWVQCNNNMQAGANINEEMYPGYRNPKNFIVCSDPYPTVTAQASDLILPTAMWVEKEGVYGNAERRTQAWYQMVEAPKGAKSDLWQLLEFAKRFQIEEVWPKELLDQNPSFKGKSLYEALFRNGQVDKYALNEIPEDRLNDESRHFGYYLQKGLFEEYASFGRGKAHDLAEYDRYHQERGLRWPVVEGKETLRRFKEGSDPYVKAGSDFDFYGHKDGRAVIFALPYEPAAESPDEEYDLWLSTGRVLEHWHSGSMTQRVPELYKAVPDALVYMHPDDAKTRGLRRGDLVKLVSRRGEVQTRVETRGRNKPPIGLVYMPWFDASRLVNKVTLDATDPLSKQTDYKKCAVKVIKV; encoded by the coding sequence ATGACCATTAACCGTCGTGAGTTTATAAAAGCAAATGCTGTTGCAGCTGCTGCTGCCGTTGCTGGTGTGTCAATACCAGCCAATGCTTCAAATTTAATTACTAGTAGCGATCTTACAAAATTAAAGTGGGATAAAGCTCCATGCCGCTTTTGTGGAACTGGCTGTAGTGTAAATGTTGGGGTAATGGATGGCAAAGTAGTTGCAACACATGGCGATATTAAATCGCCAGTAAATAAAGGCCTAAACTGCATAAAAGGCTATTTTTTATCAAAAATTATGTATGGCAGAGATCGACTAACTACACCGCTGTTGCGAATGAAGAACGGTCAGTATGATAAAGAAGGGGATTTTACGCCTATTTCTTGGGATGCAGCCTTTGATATTATGGCTGAGAAGGCAAAGAAAACGTTAAAAGAAAAAGGGCCTACCGCCATCGGAATGTTTGGCTCTGGCCAATGGACTGTATTTGAGGGTTATGCTGCATCAAAATTAATGAAAGCTGGCTTTAGAACTAATAATATAGACCCTAATGCGCGCCATTGTATGGCTTCAGCCGTAGGCGGTTTTATGCGCACTTTTGGTATTGATGAGCCAATGGGTTGTTATGATGATATTGAAGCTGCTGACGCAATGGTGCTTTGGGGCTCTAACATGGCAGAAATGCACCCTATTTTGTGGACTCGCATTACAGATCGTCGCTTAAGTGCTCCTCACGTAAAAGTTGCCGTTTTATCAACATTTACGCACCGTAGTTCAGATCTTGCTGATAACAGCATGATTTTTACTCCACAGACAGACTTAGCCATTTTAAACTTTATTGCACATTACATCATTAAAACTGATCGCGTAAATAAAGACTTTGTAAATAAGCACACTAACTTTAGATTAGGTAATACAGATATTGGTTATGGTTTACGTCCTGAGCATCCTTTAGAGCAAAAAGCTAAGAACAGTGGCGATACAGCTGGCGGCTCTACTCCTATAGATTTTGAAGAATATGCAAAATTTGTTAGCATCTATACAGCAGAATACACGTCAAAATTATCAGGTGTTCCTGTTGATAAACTCAATGAACTAGCTGAGCTTTACGCTGATCCAAAAATTAAAGTAAGCTCATTCTGGACGATGGGTTTTAACCAACATACTCGTGGTGTTTGGGCAAATAACCTTGTGTATAACATTCACTTATTAACAGGAAAAATATCAACACCTGGTAATAGCCCATTCTCTTTAACAGGACAACCTTCAGCTTGTGGAACTGCACGTGAGGTAGGCACCTTTTCTCATCGCTTACCTGCCGATATGGTTGTAAATAACAAAAAGCATAGAGACTTAGCAGAAAAGCTTTGGAAAGTACCAAGTGGCACTATTCCACCAAAGCCGGGGTATCATGCGGTACTTCAAAACCGAAAATTAAAAGATGGTGAATTAAATTTTTACTGGGTGCAATGTAATAACAACATGCAAGCCGGTGCAAACATCAACGAAGAAATGTACCCAGGTTACCGTAACCCGAAAAACTTTATTGTTTGTTCTGACCCATACCCAACAGTTACCGCTCAGGCATCTGACTTAATACTACCCACCGCAATGTGGGTAGAAAAAGAAGGTGTTTATGGTAATGCAGAACGTCGTACTCAAGCATGGTACCAAATGGTAGAAGCTCCTAAAGGTGCAAAGTCAGATTTATGGCAATTACTTGAGTTTGCAAAACGTTTTCAAATTGAAGAAGTATGGCCAAAAGAGTTACTTGATCAAAACCCAAGTTTCAAAGGAAAAAGCTTGTACGAAGCATTATTTAGAAATGGCCAAGTAGATAAATACGCTTTGAATGAAATACCTGAAGACAGGCTAAATGATGAGTCGCGCCATTTCGGTTACTACTTACAAAAAGGCTTATTTGAAGAGTATGCTAGTTTTGGTCGCGGAAAAGCGCATGATTTAGCAGAGTACGATCGTTACCATCAAGAACGTGGCCTTCGTTGGCCAGTCGTTGAAGGCAAAGAAACATTGCGTCGTTTTAAAGAAGGCTCTGATCCATACGTTAAAGCTGGTAGTGATTTTGATTTTTATGGTCACAAAGATGGGCGTGCTGTTATTTTTGCTTTGCCTTATGAGCCAGCAGCCGAAAGCCCTGATGAAGAATACGACTTATGGCTATCAACTGGACGCGTACTAGAGCATTGGCATTCTGGCTCTATGACTCAACGCGTACCTGAGCTTTATAAAGCAGTACCCGATGCTTTAGTTTATATGCATCCTGACGACGCTAAAACTAGGGGCTTGCGTAGAGGCGACTTGGTCAAGCTTGTTTCAAGACGTGGTGAAGTACAAACTCGTGTAGAAACACGTGGCAGAAACAAGCCACCAATAGGCTTAGTTTATATGCCTTGGTTCGATGCAAGTCGATTAGTTAACAAAGTGACATTAGACGCAACAGATCCATTATCTAAACAAACAGATTACAAAAAATGTGCTGTTAAAGTGATAAAGGTTTAA
- a CDS encoding amidohydrolase: MKRTLLPLLLLASIATPSLAQSASVDQLASEIETDVIKWRRHFHQYPELSNREFKTAETIAKYLNELGLEVTTGAAKTGVVAILDSGKPGPVVALRADIDGLPVTESVDLPFKSVARSMHNGEEVGVMHACGHDTHIAMLMGAAKILTSMKDKLTGKVKFIFQPAEEGAPAGEEGGAKLMVDEGVLESPKVDVIFGLHISSTQEINTVSYREGGIMAAVDPFKVVVHGKQSHGAYPWNSVDPIVTSAQIIMALQTIVSREVELIDSAAVVTIGMINGGNRSNIIPNKVEMVGTIRSLNPDIRKLIHKSIRNKVSHIAQSMNATADVILPLDYNYPITYNDPQLMREMLPVLTKTAGADNTFISKAVTGAEDFSFFQEKVPGLYLFIGGRSKDTPISEAPDHHTPEFEIDDNSLKLGVKVLSNLTLDYMKNH; the protein is encoded by the coding sequence ATGAAAAGAACCCTACTACCCTTGCTATTATTGGCTTCTATTGCCACGCCTTCACTTGCTCAAAGTGCATCTGTTGATCAACTTGCAAGTGAAATAGAAACTGATGTCATCAAATGGCGTCGTCATTTTCATCAATATCCAGAATTGTCGAACAGAGAATTCAAAACCGCAGAAACCATCGCAAAGTATCTTAATGAACTTGGCTTAGAAGTTACTACAGGTGCAGCCAAAACTGGCGTTGTTGCCATACTAGATTCAGGTAAACCAGGCCCTGTTGTTGCTTTACGTGCAGATATAGATGGCTTACCAGTAACAGAAAGTGTTGATCTTCCGTTTAAGTCAGTTGCACGTTCCATGCATAACGGCGAGGAAGTGGGTGTGATGCATGCTTGTGGACATGACACTCATATCGCTATGTTGATGGGTGCAGCAAAAATACTCACCTCGATGAAAGATAAACTTACCGGTAAAGTTAAGTTTATTTTTCAGCCGGCCGAAGAAGGTGCACCTGCAGGTGAAGAAGGCGGCGCAAAATTAATGGTAGATGAAGGTGTTCTTGAGTCTCCAAAAGTAGATGTGATATTCGGTTTGCATATCAGTTCAACTCAAGAGATTAATACCGTATCTTATCGTGAAGGTGGCATTATGGCTGCCGTTGACCCTTTCAAAGTAGTAGTACACGGCAAACAATCTCATGGTGCATACCCATGGAATAGTGTTGACCCTATCGTAACCTCCGCCCAGATTATTATGGCATTACAAACTATTGTTAGCCGCGAAGTAGAACTAATTGACAGTGCTGCTGTTGTTACTATCGGTATGATTAATGGCGGTAACCGTTCAAACATAATCCCAAATAAAGTAGAAATGGTAGGTACTATTAGAAGTTTAAATCCTGATATAAGAAAGTTAATACATAAGTCTATTCGCAATAAAGTATCGCATATTGCCCAAAGTATGAACGCTACAGCAGATGTTATTCTACCGCTAGACTACAACTACCCTATTACTTATAACGATCCACAATTAATGAGAGAGATGCTTCCTGTATTAACAAAAACGGCTGGGGCTGATAACACATTTATCAGCAAAGCAGTAACGGGCGCTGAAGACTTCTCTTTCTTTCAAGAAAAGGTGCCAGGCTTATACTTATTTATTGGAGGGCGTTCTAAAGACACACCAATATCAGAAGCTCCCGATCATCACACTCCCGAATTTGAAATTGATGACAACAGCTTAAAGCTAGGTGTTAAAGTTCTTAGTAATCTAACATTAGATTATATGAAAAATCACTAG
- a CDS encoding chaperone NapD — protein sequence MPETYTPAQSQEEQAHEYHVASFVAHAQMHQIESVSNEISLTEGAEIHAISGEGKIVFTLEASTQKKIGFLIDQLKHHIGLLSLSPVYHQFLTEQE from the coding sequence ATGCCTGAAACATATACACCAGCGCAGTCCCAAGAAGAACAAGCACATGAATATCATGTTGCAAGCTTCGTTGCACACGCACAAATGCACCAAATAGAAAGCGTTAGCAATGAAATATCACTTACCGAAGGTGCTGAAATTCACGCGATTAGTGGTGAAGGAAAAATCGTTTTCACATTAGAAGCCTCAACACAAAAGAAGATAGGCTTCTTAATAGATCAACTCAAACATCATATCGGACTGTTAAGTTTATCACCGGTATATCATCAATTTTTAACAGAACAAGAATAA
- the pdxH gene encoding pyridoxamine 5'-phosphate oxidase, with product MTLFEKIRCLLTFGQGVALPLPELTAETVPTELFKQWFDDANKSGILLPEAMSVSSVSSCGQPSARMVLLKEYNEEGFVFYTNYGSRKSQELSENTKVALLFHWNVLQRQVRIEGTVEKVSPEQSAKYFHSRDIGSQIGAWASHQSKALSHDNQLKEQFEHYQALFKDKEVPLPEFWGGWRVKPHYVEFWQGRASRLHDRLCFEKQGGNWQHAKLQP from the coding sequence ATGACTCTATTTGAAAAAATTCGCTGTTTATTAACGTTTGGCCAAGGTGTAGCATTACCGCTCCCTGAGCTTACAGCTGAAACTGTACCTACTGAGCTATTTAAACAATGGTTTGACGACGCAAATAAGTCTGGAATACTACTTCCCGAGGCAATGTCAGTATCAAGCGTAAGCAGTTGCGGACAACCTAGCGCTAGGATGGTATTACTTAAGGAGTACAATGAAGAAGGTTTTGTTTTCTATACTAACTATGGCAGTAGAAAGAGCCAAGAATTAAGCGAGAATACTAAAGTGGCTTTGTTGTTTCATTGGAATGTGCTGCAGCGCCAAGTTCGTATTGAGGGCACAGTAGAAAAAGTATCACCAGAGCAGTCAGCCAAGTACTTTCATAGCAGAGATATAGGCAGCCAAATAGGTGCATGGGCATCTCATCAAAGCAAAGCATTATCACACGACAATCAGCTAAAAGAACAATTCGAGCATTACCAAGCATTATTTAAAGATAAAGAAGTACCTTTACCAGAGTTCTGGGGTGGGTGGCGTGTAAAGCCTCATTATGTTGAGTTCTGGCAAGGTAGAGCTAGTCGTTTGCACGATCGCCTATGTTTTGAAAAGCAAGGTGGCAATTGGCAACACGCAAAGCTACAGCCATAA